A window of Bradyrhizobium sp. AZCC 1610 contains these coding sequences:
- a CDS encoding MFS transporter, with translation MALGLGTFLTLFDVTAVVVAMPGIAKDLGFAVAGAGWVIDAYSLAFTGALLASGALADRFGRRRAMLAGNAVLLMASIACGLATSGPQLLTARVVQGVGAAFMVTGALALVAGAFPNHGQRARAFGIIGVISGVAMALGPTLGGLLASWFGWRWIFYANIPFCLALALAVPRVVAETKDPAGRPLDPLGVALLTISLGLAIDALLRRDASLAVRAGCLVASAAAALVFVLQQWRSLRPVLDPRVFATSAMAGVGALLTAIQFGYWAVLVYLPLFLSAGLLVSIEVAGVALLAATLPMLLVPLLGGRVVTRWGWRRFFIAAFGIVAMGDLFLVFAALSASPAMRLAATIAGMLAIGIGAALANPQMGNVVLALAPPTQAGMASAVTMIVRQAGFAISIAALGATLGTTDVAAAFATPFTLAAFVALVAMVAALVLLPAKSSQNASN, from the coding sequence ATCGCGCTTGGTCTCGGCACGTTCCTGACGCTGTTCGACGTCACGGCAGTCGTGGTCGCCATGCCCGGCATCGCGAAGGACCTGGGCTTTGCCGTCGCCGGTGCCGGCTGGGTCATCGACGCGTACAGCCTTGCCTTCACGGGCGCTCTCCTTGCATCAGGCGCGCTTGCAGATCGCTTCGGTCGCCGCCGCGCCATGTTGGCCGGCAATGCCGTGTTGCTCATGGCTTCAATAGCCTGTGGCTTGGCGACCAGCGGCCCGCAGCTCCTGACTGCGCGGGTCGTGCAGGGCGTCGGTGCAGCCTTCATGGTCACGGGTGCACTTGCACTCGTCGCCGGTGCGTTTCCGAACCATGGTCAGCGGGCGCGGGCGTTCGGCATCATAGGCGTGATTTCCGGCGTTGCCATGGCCTTGGGCCCGACCTTGGGCGGCTTGCTCGCCTCGTGGTTCGGTTGGCGTTGGATCTTTTACGCCAACATCCCGTTTTGCCTGGCGCTGGCTCTCGCAGTGCCACGGGTCGTTGCCGAGACGAAGGACCCGGCCGGGCGTCCACTCGACCCTCTGGGGGTCGCGCTGCTGACGATATCGCTGGGCTTGGCAATTGATGCACTCTTGCGCCGCGACGCTTCGTTAGCCGTAAGAGCCGGCTGCCTCGTCGCCAGCGCTGCGGCGGCGCTCGTGTTCGTCTTGCAGCAATGGCGCAGCCTGCGTCCGGTGCTTGATCCCCGAGTGTTCGCAACATCGGCGATGGCCGGGGTCGGGGCGTTGTTGACCGCCATCCAGTTTGGTTACTGGGCCGTACTGGTCTATTTGCCCCTGTTCTTGAGCGCTGGGCTGCTCGTGAGCATCGAAGTGGCCGGGGTAGCGCTGCTGGCGGCGACACTGCCGATGCTGCTGGTGCCACTGTTAGGCGGCCGCGTTGTTACACGATGGGGATGGCGGCGTTTCTTCATCGCTGCGTTTGGCATCGTCGCCATGGGAGACCTGTTTCTAGTGTTTGCCGCTCTCTCCGCCAGCCCTGCGATGCGCCTTGCAGCAACGATCGCCGGAATGCTTGCAATTGGCATCGGAGCCGCGCTGGCGAATCCGCAGATGGGGAACGTCGTTTTGGCGCTCGCACCACCCACGCAGGCCGGTATGGCCTCGGCTGTGACAATGATTGTGCGCCAAGCCGGGTTTGCCATCAGCATTGCGGCGTTAGGAGCGACGCTAGGGACGACCGATGTGGCAGCGGCGTTTGCGACGCCCTTCACCCTGGCGGCATTCGTCGCGCTGGTCGCGATGGTCGCCGCTCTGGTTTTGCTTCCGGCAAAGTCATCGCAAAACGCGTCAAATTAG
- a CDS encoding TetR/AcrR family transcriptional regulator, giving the protein MTPPIATRERLVRAAQEELIQNHGHLEMQAVAKRAQVSVGLAYHHFGSKAGLIAAVVEAFYSRLDGEVFNDACRPSESWANRERRRIASYIAFHYDHPFAPLVIGALSRAPEVLDVERAFTNRQLAGGARMLEAAQRNGFVSDHIDPHLTIALMIGGIRQALIGVLMSEQRPDPEKLTDEIWAFMAGALRLTAGSGIEKNGRDKVA; this is encoded by the coding sequence ATGACCCCACCGATCGCGACGCGAGAAAGATTAGTCCGGGCGGCCCAAGAGGAGCTCATCCAGAACCATGGGCATCTGGAAATGCAGGCCGTCGCGAAGCGAGCGCAGGTTTCGGTCGGGCTGGCCTATCACCACTTTGGATCGAAGGCAGGCCTGATCGCCGCCGTCGTTGAAGCGTTCTATAGCCGGCTCGATGGCGAGGTTTTCAACGACGCGTGCCGCCCCTCGGAAAGCTGGGCGAACAGAGAGAGGCGGCGAATAGCCTCCTATATCGCCTTCCACTACGATCACCCCTTCGCTCCCCTTGTCATCGGAGCTTTGAGCCGCGCGCCCGAGGTCCTGGATGTCGAGAGAGCTTTCACCAACCGACAGCTCGCCGGCGGCGCACGCATGCTCGAGGCGGCGCAGCGTAACGGCTTCGTTTCCGATCACATCGATCCACATCTCACCATTGCGCTGATGATCGGCGGAATTCGCCAGGCCCTTATCGGCGTCCTGATGAGCGAACAACGACCCGATCCGGAGAAACTCACTGATGAAATTTGGGCCTTCATGGCCGGAGCCCTGCGCCTGACTGCTGGCTCCGGCATCGAAAAAAACGGTCGCGACAAGGTCGCCTGA
- the fabA gene encoding bifunctional 3-hydroxydecanoyl-ACP dehydratase/trans-2-decenoyl-ACP isomerase has product MSNPRDFHAPQSSYTKEDLLKSSEGGYFGPGNAQLPAPPMLMIDRIAEISLDGGEFGKGHVIAELDIAPGLWFFDCHFPGDPVMPGCLGLDAMWQIVGYWLGWSGSPGKGRAVGVGEVKFRGDIKPDIKRVRYEVSMRQVRRGKLAVGIADGSVFADDACVYLAKDMRVGMIASAT; this is encoded by the coding sequence TTGTCCAACCCAAGAGACTTCCACGCTCCGCAATCGTCCTACACAAAGGAAGATCTGCTCAAATCAAGCGAGGGCGGCTATTTCGGCCCGGGCAACGCCCAGCTGCCGGCACCGCCCATGCTGATGATAGACCGTATCGCCGAGATCAGCCTGGACGGCGGCGAATTCGGCAAGGGCCACGTCATCGCTGAGCTGGATATCGCGCCGGGCCTCTGGTTTTTTGACTGTCACTTTCCCGGCGATCCCGTGATGCCCGGATGTCTGGGTCTGGACGCCATGTGGCAAATCGTCGGCTATTGGCTTGGCTGGTCGGGGTCACCGGGCAAGGGCCGCGCCGTCGGCGTCGGCGAGGTCAAGTTCCGGGGAGACATAAAGCCAGACATCAAGCGCGTGCGCTACGAGGTCAGTATGCGCCAGGTAAGGCGCGGCAAACTGGCTGTTGGAATTGCTGACGGCAGCGTGTTTGCCGACGACGCATGCGTATATCTCGCCAAGGATATGAGGGTCGGAATGATAGCGTCTGCGACCTGA
- a CDS encoding PadR family transcriptional regulator, which yields MSKSGPQVPLTPAVFHILLALVGQERHGYDIMQQVKSDSQSAVKMGPGTLYGSLDRMIEAGLVTKGNTRDPRRIYYKLTTLGLATLRAETERLSHLAVVARRQLGTA from the coding sequence ATGAGTAAATCCGGACCCCAGGTGCCGCTGACGCCGGCCGTGTTCCACATTCTACTGGCCCTCGTCGGGCAAGAGCGACACGGCTACGACATCATGCAACAGGTCAAGTCGGACTCCCAGAGTGCCGTCAAAATGGGGCCGGGAACGTTGTACGGCTCGCTGGACCGAATGATCGAAGCCGGTCTCGTGACGAAGGGCAACACGCGGGACCCGCGCAGAATCTATTACAAGCTCACAACGCTCGGGCTGGCGACGCTCAGAGCGGAAACAGAGCGCCTGTCGCATCTTGCCGTTGTCGCGCGCCGCCAGCTGGGGACCGCGTGA